Part of the Coregonus clupeaformis isolate EN_2021a chromosome 31, ASM2061545v1, whole genome shotgun sequence genome, ACTAAaaagttatttcagaatatttaggcaagttaACTGGCTTACtccttgatcctgctttgtagtacacCCCTCAGGTCTCTGTCTGGGGTTTGTTATAGGGTTAGTTGTATGGAGGTGTATGGGTGATGAGGGGTCTTACCCAGTATATGAGCGACAGCCTCCACCAGGTCTCTCTGTCCTGTTCCTTCGCTCTTCACCACGCTCCTCTCTGCCAGCACGAAGCTTGACATCACCGGACGCCGCTCGCACAGGAAGCGGTCCAGCACCTCCAGACAGGAAGTGATGCGCTGCGGGAGAGTCCCGCCCACCACCACGTCGTTACCGCCCATGGTCTCCAGGACAACGCCCACATCGCCGATGGCGCCCCACTGGACAGCCAATCCGGGCAGGCCATCGTGGCGTCGCTGCTCGCACACGCGCTCCATGGCGGAATTGGCGTAACCGTAGTTACTCTGGCCGGCGTTGCCTCGGCCGCAGCTCACAGAGGAGAAGGCTACGAAGTAGCTAAGATCTGGACACAGCTTTCTGGTCACcctgagaaagagggagagagaaaggaaaaccATTGACTAACTCACACTGCTTTTGGATTTTCTGTTCCTCTGAACATTGGTTATTGACAGATCCTTATATGGAAAGACTGGTAAATCTCAGCAGAACTACAGAAGCACCAGGAGGAGTGATCTCTAGGCTAACTGCCAcgcctgtgtgtgttgtcttacTTGTCCAGGTGGAGGGTGCCGTTGTATTTGGGTTTGTTGACATCCAGGAACAGCTGAGGAGTCAGATTCTCCAGCATGCCATCCTTCAACACCTGGTACAAACacagacaggagaaagagacaggttAAGATGGGTGAGACAGGGACTGGTGAGAGAGACAGGTTAGAGAGGCACAagttagagagagcgagagagacaggtgagacagagacaagtgagagagagggagaggtaggtgagagagagagggagaggcaggtgagagagagagggagaggcaggtgagagagagagggagaggcaggtgagagagagagggagaggcaggtgagagagagagggagaggcaggtgagagagagcgagagaggcaggtgagagagagcgagagaggcaggtgagagagagagacaggtgagagagagagacaggtgagagagagagacaggtgagagagagagacaggtgagagggGGACAGTTGAAAACAAAAAGCTACAGTGTAcaggtaaggggggggggggtgttaccATGGCGAGGTGGAAGACTCCTCCCACAGGCCCCAGCCTGCAGGCCTCGTTGATGAGTCGCTCCGCCCCATCCTGGGTGCTGACATCACTGGTGGACACCAGCACCTGCACACCCATCCCCTGCCACTCACGCACGCGCTTCGCCTGGTAACCTAGCAATGTGACCCGACAATAACAAAAGTGACTGGACTgtcacaaacaacaagtgtgcagctAATGTAAGAACACAATGGCTTTGCTGGTGTGCTACAATCCAGCAAGTACAAGTAAAAGTTCTGAGTTCTTGTCGCTTACCGTTGCGGATGCCCGATCTGGAGGTGAGCACCAGTTTGCGGGCGCCTCTCTCCGTCAGCCAATGAGCGAGTTCCAAGCCGAAGCCGCCCAGTCCCCCGGTGATGATGTAAGAGTGGGAAGCGGGGCAGAAGGTACGGCAGATggcggggagggagaggggtgagccCACCGCCTGAGTACCACTACCCTTCTCCTCTGAAcgcacctagagagagagagagagacatttacatttgagtaatttagcagacaattaGAAGTTAAGTACCTTGCCTAGATTTGCCTAGATTTTTCAagtagtcggctcagggattcaaaccagcaagctttcagttactggcccaacgctcttaaccgctaggctacctgccaccacgTCAGACCCAACACACAGAGTGGATTGTAATAAACTGTCATGTATCAAGAGTATAATACGTGGTAATAACAGTgttataataatgtaataataatgtaataacaGGTCAATGTAATAAAAGGTCTGTATGTATAGTGTTAAAGAAAAAGGGAGAAAAGGTCGAGAAAATGTGATGGACCGGTCTAAAAGAAAGAGTTGAGGAGACAGTAAAAGCTGTGGTTTTGTGAGGGAGAAAAAGAAAGAGTGAATGAATAAGGAAGAGGGGGAGTTGTTGAGTAACTGACCTGTAGCAGGACTTTGCCGATGTGTTTTCCCTGGGCCATGTATCTGAAAGCATCCTCCACCTGGTCTCTCTCAAACACTGTAGTCCTCAGGGGTTTGACTACACCTCCCACAATGCCCTCCTTCAGCAGCTGGGACACCTCCTCCCACTCCCTGTTCCCCTCCTCAAACAGGGCGTCCAATAGGATCCCGTGGAAAGCCACGTTCTTCAGGAAGAGAGCCATACCTGAGGGAAACAGGGACTCATGTCAGACATTAGAACAGCTGCAGTGGCACAGTGAGTCGGGCACAAAATGGCTGCGATGGAGAGCAGTTGCAGTGCTGTGTACTGACCCAGAGGGGAGTTGTTGGACAGGTCGTATTTGCCGATCTCCAGGAAACGTCCATGTCGGGCCAGACAGCGAAGACTGGCCTGCAGCTTCTCCTCAGCCAGGGAGTTCAACACCATATCCACTCCTACAGACACAGGATGCACAAGAACAtgtttaattgagagagagagttgagtggtatcatgttgagTGTGTATAGTTGACGTGTTTCGTGTGTTTGAGTGAGGCAAGTTTGGATAGGAGCTGATATTTAAAGTTTGTGTGCGTCTGACCTTTTCCTTGTGTGTGTAGCAGGACGTGCTGTTCGAAGGTGGCGTCTCTAGAGTTGGCGAAGGACTCAGAGGTGAGCTGAGGGAAACGCTCCTGTAGGTAGGCACGCTTCTCTACTGAACCTGAGACAAAGAACACAAACACGGGTTACAGAGAGACATCTACAGCTAAATGCACTGACAATTCTGACATTAACAggtagagtgtgtgtttgtgtacctaCAGGACTCTGCTACTCACCAACAGTAGTGAAGACCCTACAGCGCTGGCTGAGTGCGATGGCGATGGCAGCCTGGCCGACGCCCCCTGACCCTGAGTGGATGAGAACACTCTCCCCTGGGCGGAGCCTGCCTCGGACCACCAGGGAATAGTAGGCTGTGGCGTAGACCACCGGCACCGACGCTGCCTGCTCCAGCGtcctagagagggagggaaataaCTTAAGTTACTTAAAACAATAACTAAGTCATAAGGCTAGACATCAACATAGGGGAATACTATAAAGCattatcaatgagttagccagctaacttacaGAAATATTTTGAAATAACTTTACATTTTTTTAGTAGGATAcgcttgaaatgggcatggtctaatCGACTCAACAACCAAACAGACATATCTAAGTTTAGCTTTAGTAATGAATCTGAAAATCTgtagttatttctggttgtttataaaagttagctggctaactcattgatcctggtttgtagtatacccctcagtgGACAGGTAGTCTGTTAGTCAAGACCCCAAAACATTGTCTCCCTACGAGGTCGTTTGTGgctctgggcccatattcacaaagtataggaatgctgatctaggataataataataataataataataataataataataagccattacagacgcttttatccaaagcgacttacagtcatgtgtgcatacatttttacgtatgggtggtcgcggggatcgaacccactaccctggcgttacaagcgccatgctctaccaattgagctacaggtcCCCCCCTTCTAAAACTGATCGTAGACCAGCACTCCTACTCAAATGCACTACATAATGTAGGGAACAGGATGTGATTTGGGGTAGTCGCAGTGTTTTACCAGCCATCTGGGACGTCCCAGAGGAAGCGTGTGTCCGCATCGACGCAGGTGGCCAGGCCTTTAGCAGGCAGCAGCCCCATCACACGCCGACCGCTGGGGTCACGACCCGAGAACTCCATACCCAGCATGCACTGCTGCAGGGCCAGGTCACCTACAGAGGGAAAGCAGGGGAataagattgtgtgtgtgtgtgtgtaaaagagagagagtgtgtgtgagagataggaagagtgtgtgtgtgttcattactGGTATAGCTTCGGAGGCAGTTTCCTAGAGGAGATGTCTGTATGCATTtgtgtgcgtctctgtgtgtgtgcgcgcgtgtgttcTTTACCTGGGATGGCGTCCGGTGGCAGTTTCCCGGTGGCCAGCATGATGTCTCTGAAGTTGAGGGAGCTGTAGTAGACGCGACACAGCTGCACGTGGGGGCTGCTCGCTACAAAATGGCGGAGGGGTGAGGCAATCCAACGCAGCGAGGAGAGGTCACCGCGGGTCAACACGTTAACGTACGCCTGCTCTGTCAACTCCTCACTCAGACCTgaggagagagcaagagcgagagaggtaTTAAGCTTTGTAGCATGATCAACAGAAGATTTGGAATCCATTATTGTCCAAGATCAAAGTCTTATCAGCCTAGGGCTAGTCTGTGACATTAGTGAAGCACTTTGTTTTCATTGCAATTATATCATCAAGCTCATATGCAATGACTGAGTGTTTGAAATTTCTCTCAAGGTATGTCATTGGGTGTAACTTTTGAGATCTTGCTAGAgcaagaacaagagagaggggagatagtggTGTGGTTTTCGTACCCTGAGAGATGAGCTGGTGTCTGAACACACCCCAGTGTCCATCACGAAACACGTTCATACACAGGTCTCCCTCCAGCACAGACCGCATGGAATTATGGGTAGGCTGCAGGGTGGGCGCCGCAGAAGACTCACACATGTTGGACACAAAtgcacacctggagagagagcgtaaagatgaggagagagaagtaCAGCATTAGTCTGTGATTCACTGCACTGTATGATTCACAGCCTATCCGAGAGCAAGATGGAGCTTTTACCTTTATAATATATATAACTCTGTACTTTTAAGACGTACATACTGCTAATACCAATCCAATCCTTTCAGATCAGTGTCTATGGGAAGAGGCAAGGTTTATTTTAAGACCAGGCTATAGTCTCACCGTATGCGGCTGCCCCCAGGCTCCTGGCGTAGACAGTTGACCATGCCCACCACCCCAGAGTGGCCCTGGGTAGCAGTCAGCCAGACCGGAGAGTCTGAGGGCTCAGCCAGCGTCTCCTGGGGGGGAGCGACATAGAGTTATAAAGGCTTATAAGCACTTAAGGAgttattaacacagagacacacagatgtTTCCCTCACCTTGAGTGTGTCCACCCACTGGTAGTCCATGCTGTCCACAGGCAAGAAGATGGGCAGTTTGCTGGGTAACCGACGGCGACACAGGAATAGGGCTGAGCCATAAAATGACTTCCTGACAGCCACCAAGTTGAGAGACGCATCAGAGAAGACTTTCTCCCAGTCAGCCTAGAGAAGAGAACAATTACAGGATTAGACATCATATAATAGGTAATCACTGAGAAAACTGTCACAAATGAGACTATATGTATGACCAGTTTATGtatcctcactcactcactaaatACTGACTGATGCTAATAGAGTAATGTGTGGTCCTGCTTTAATATCTGAAGGGTAGCTGGGGGCTATGGATTGATCAGGGTATCAGTTTTCGACTGCAGTGTAACTGACCTGGGAGAGCAGTCCCTGCTGGTTGTTCTGACTGTCCTTGTAGGTGAGGAAGGCCACCATCTCCCCCAGCGTCTCTCCCTTCAGCAGGGTGTGGAGCATCACAAAGCCCCCCTCCTTGGCCCCCGAGGCCAggttccccaccaccacctcagccccagcccccaggGGACCCCAGGTGTGGTTACACACCACCAGGTCGGCCCCACCGACCGCTCCCCCAGGCACAGGGCCCTGCTGGGGGTCCCACTGGGCTGAGGTGACCCCCAGCGCGTCCAGGGTGGTCTGGTGGGGGGTCAGGAGGTCGAGGGTCGTAGCCGTGGCGACGTAGTCAAGGCGGAGCATGGGCTGGATGTTAAGGAGGGGCACGGCACGGGAGAAGAGATGGCCGTCGCTGGAGAGGGCCTAAGGTGGGGCGAGACAGAGCAGGGGTTAGAGAGGAAGGCGAGTGAGAGAGCGCTCGTGACCACTGCTGTATCACGTCTTTGTTCTCACCTCCAGGACTTTGATCTTCCCGGGGGTAGTGTTCTCCAGGGCTGTGTCCAAACAGTGTCTGAGGGCTGGGCCGTCCAGTAAGCCACGTAGCAAGGGGTCCTGGAGGAGACAACCCCTCTCCTTCTCAACAGTCTGCTCCAGCTCTGACCGCAGGTTACCGTTCAGCTCCAGACCACACAGCAGGGACAGCAGCCGCAGCAAGCCAGGCTCAGCGGGCTCAGGGCTGGGGACAGCAGGGTCAGACACCCCCTCTAGACCAGGGATGGAGAGCTTGACGCCCTGAGGAGCCAGCTTCTTCTGCAGCTTGTGGATCAGACCTGGAGAGATGCATGAACCAAGGGTCAGACACAGAGGGTAATCAATTTAGTACTATGGCCTTTTTAGACTAACAAAATGTGAAGTATGATCTGCCTTTCTTCGACATCAGATTTGCAACTTTTCGGTTTACATTATGTTACGTTGTGTGtacgtattttttttttttatgtgttgaAAAATGTTAACTGTGATTTTAAACACTGAATCTGAAAGCAAAATGACTTTCCACTGTTTGGATGATAAAGGTAGCCAACTGAAACATGAACTCTAACCTTTGCAGTTCTTGAGCTGGTCTACCATCTTCTCATTGGCTGACAGGCATTCTGTCTCTAGGTAGGGCACAAACAAAAACTCCTCCAGGGTGGGCGGGCTCTGTTGCTGTTGGCGACGCGGTGCTACCGTGGCGTGGAGACCACAGATCTGAATTCCGCCCGCCATGATGTTGTCAAGGCAACGGTTGACGTGGACGTCCACGGCTAGGTGATGGAGAGAAGGTAGAAAAACAGTCAAAGAAAAACAATCGGCATCCTTAATattgtgtcaagtgtgtgtgtttgtggtgggcCTGTGTACATGTTTTATTTCAATACCTTTCTTTCCCTCTGCGTATTCAGTGACCCTCTCCTGGTGGATGGTGGGGTCGACACACACAGAGCGGATCCGCGTTGGCAGGCGAAGGCTGCGTCCTGATAGGCCAACCACGATCATCTGCAGCATGGTGTCCAGGAAGGTCACCCAGTTACCGTTCCACTGCAGCTTCCCACTGTCACCTACAgccagagacagggatagagcAGGGTCAGTGGGAAACCAGTCAACCAATGACTGAGCAAAATAACTTCTAGTCCAATCTACAACAAACTAGCCACCTTAGTTGCTAACCAGTAGTAAGTACACTATTTCATAAAGGAGGTTCACAAGGTCTTAACTttttctcagacacacacacacacacacctgcattgTTGGACTCCAGGATGCCCTGGAAGGTCTTGCCGTAGTCATAACCGCGGAGACGGAGCTCCTTGTAGATGTCATGGGCCATCAGGCGCAGTTTGGGGTCACCGTCGTCCCCGGCGACAGGCTTACCAATCTCAGAGCGGAATGAGTCCAGAGCAGCATCCTCCAGAATGCTCACCTTGCCTGCACAGACAGAGAAAAGCATGGGATAGGTGAGAGACTGTGTGGAGGACCAAGGAGAAAGCATGTATGTAGAGTTTATAGTGTGTATTACTAAGTCATAGGCCTTGAATGGGTGTATACACTAGTTGTTATTATGTAACAGATTGAATGAGTCTATATACACTAGCTATTACCATGTAACAGAGCatgtagaaaaaaaaatcctgcttTACATATTAAACATTTATCTTGGATGCTTATAGGGGAGTATAAAGTATACGTACCACTGACAGCCAGGTTGCCGTTCTCAGAGACCTCAAACCGACTGGTGGCGGGCATGAGACGCACCTCCAACTGGACTGAACCtgatagagagaagaggggaaggagtAAGAGAGacaagaaagggaaagagagagacaaagcacATTGAAGAAAGGTCAGAAATGAACCACAGCAAAAGATTTACAACCCAAACAGACAACCCATGATGTGACAAGATTGTGACTGACAACCCATGATCAAACTCTTCCCCTCCCTTCTTCGTCCGTCCCTCCCTCACCGGTCTTGGGTAAGATGGTGGCCCTGTGGATGGTGACATCCTCAAAGGTGACAGGGGTGGTTTCCATGACAACACCCAAGCTCCTCATCAGGGTCCTCCAGGCCAGCACCAGGTAACCCGTCGCCGGGTACAGGACACGCCCGTCGATGCAGTGGCCAATCATATAGTAGTCTGGAGACTCTGGGTTCATGTCTGGGGGGAGAGGAGATCAAATATGttattgtctctgtgtgtgtgtgtgtgtgtgtgtgtgtgtgtgtgtgtgtgtgtacaagttTGTGTGAATGTGTATTCTGTATTGGTGTATGTATGTCTCTCACCAATGTTATAAATGGTAGCTGAGGTGGACCCTCCAGAACCAGCAGGGAAGTCCTCAGCCTTGGGTACGTCCCAGGTCTGGGCGTGGTCCCACTGCACCAGGGGGGAGATCAGAGGGGTGCCCACGGGCACCGGGTACTCCACACGCGGGTACAGCTGCTTACTGTCCACATTGATCCTGGACACAAATGAGAGATGCTTGCTATTGAGACATCTGACCCAAATATAGCTTTTCTAGGACTCAAAACTAAACATTTTACATGCATGTTTAGCTTGTACTAGGGGCTAACAGAGTTGGCAAACGAATGGCAAAGCTAGGTCGGAAGGCCATCTTGCAGTATTGGGAAAATAATATGCACAACAACACCAGTTAAAGCTGTGTGTTTAAACTAAAGTAGGTTTTGAGAATAGAACAGCATCAGCTGCGTGTCATGTCAGTAGCAGGTACTGACCCGTTCATGTAGACCTTGCCAATGTGCGAGAGGAAGAACTCCAGGTTGTTGGCATGACCTCTCCTCATCAGGGGCAGGATGGAACACGTTGGCTTCAGGCTGCGCTTCAGGATCGCCtgcagagggagacagacagcaaggtttcaCACAGAGACTAATGAGGACAAGTACACTGCATTTTTGTCAGAGGTTGGTGTGTGTGAAAATTGTCACATTGtgacactgtgtgtttgtgtattcgCAGCAGTAGTGAATGAGTGGAGCCAtctcctcctgtgtgtgtgtgtttctagagCTTCTAAACTAACCTGCAGCAGAGCGTGTGGCGCTATCTCCACCACCACAGCGTTATCAGGCACCAGGCTCAGGCCCTCTTGGAAGAGGACAGGACTGACCAGGTTATTACAATGGTACTCTGCTGAGGAGTACAGAGCCAGCGTGCTGTCCCAGTCCTTCTGGGGGATAGATGTACTGATCCACCTGGCAGACCTCTGCTTAGGCTCCTTGATCACCTACAAagggggaggagagcgagaggagatgGGGATTTGGTATATTTGGCAGATGACCTGAAATTCAATTCACAGGCAGGTGGAAAGCAGTCTGTTTTTCTCTAGTGTATGAGGATTTTTCAATTCATGCACTTAGTTTCAATTGCCCTCGTGAAAAAATTGAAAAGTTTTTAAAGTGTTAGGTTTTGGACTGAGCCACACAGTCATAAACGTTGTCTTACCCTCTTGAGAGCGGCCAGCAGGGCGGGAGCGATGGAGGCCATGTAGTAAGAATGGAAGGCTACACCAGCACTACGAACCTCCTTGGCAAACACACCACTCTCCTTCAGCTCTGCTACAAACTTACTCACTGCCTCCTGCATACAGAAAAGAAGTGCACCGTGTCAGTTTCAGGCTCATGGTTTTTTACAGGATAAAATGTAGTTTACAGACAGAATTGGTCTCAATAGTATAGTATAAAAAGGGTCTTTAAAATAATGCATAAAGCTATTGATAGATACAATTGCAAGGATTTGGACCAAAATGTGTTACCGCAGGGCCAGAGATGGTGACGGTGTCTTCAGCGTTGTGACAGGCTGGAACCACACCCTGAGGACACTGAGCCTTACACTCTGCCCATGTCAGCCctgagaagggggggggggggtgagaggtTGAGAAATAAAGTGGATCACTGGGTACAAATCAAATAAAAGTGTATTGGTTGATACACAGATTTGCAATGTCatcgcaggtgcagcaaaatgcttgagtttctagctccaacagtgcagcaatacctagcaataaaaaataaaaaaaactatacACAGATAAtccagatatatatattttttttattatataggctgagccatgactagaatacagtatatacatataaagtgggtgaaacagtatataaacattattaaagtaaccagtGTTCAATGGCTGTatatacatagggcagcagtctctaaggtgcagtgtagagtaccgggtggtagccggcaattcaaaatcaacacacacacagacactctttTTTTGGTCCTTACCAACTGCAGCCATGCCCCCGGGGGGCAGGTTAGCCTCCTTGATGGACCTCCCTCTCCAGTAGGCTGCCAGGATAGCCTCACTGTGACTGAGGGATCCGTCTGCGTAGCCACAGGCCAGCTCTCCCACACTGTGTCCCACAATGCCGTCCGGCTGCAGACCCAGCTTCTGGAGCAGGTCAATCTGGGCGATctgagagggggacagacagacagcggttAGCTTTACGAGCATACTacaataatataaatataatatatgccTTTTAGcacacacttttatccaaagcgacttagtcacgcgtgcatacattttacgtatgggtggccccaggaatcaaacccacaatcctggcgttgctagcgccatgctctaccaactgagccatacaggaccatcttaataataataataataataataataagccatttagcagacgcttttatccaaagcgacttacagtcatgcatgcatatttTTAATGGTCATCTTCATGATTGCCTTCGATATGTCAGAGGCATTGTGTGCTCTTTGTCTGCGCAAACAATGGACAATACAGTCCTATTTCCATAGCCTTTTGGTTTCAGTGCCATTCCCCACCCACTCTTAGTTAAAATGGTGTCCCGCTCTCTGTAAAAATTGTGATTTGCCCTTAGTTAAGATGGCTGCTCCACTGTACCTGTATGGCAGCAAGGCCTACGAAGGCTTGGACGGTGTCCTCGAAGGTGCTCTCATCGGCCTCCATGagcagactggacacacacatcccCGTGTCCCTCAATGCCATGTCCGAACGCAAGATGGACTCCCTGAACTCTGGCAGCTGCATCAGACTGCGGCCCATCCCACCCCATTGGGTGCCCATACCTGAGAGATACACACAAGTGTTAACACACACCTTTCTCTTA contains:
- the fasn gene encoding fatty acid synthase isoform X2; translation: MDEIVVAGISGRLPESNNLEEFWENLFNGVDMVTEDDRRWKSGLYGLPKRNGKLKDISRFDAAFFGVHPKQAHTMDPQLRLMLEIAYEAIVDGGLNPTELRGSRTGVYIGVSGSEAGEAFSRDPEELLGYSMTGCQRAMFANRLSYFFDFNGPSTAIDTACSSSLLALENAFNAIRHGHCDAALVGGVNLLLKPNTSVQFMKLGMLSPEGTCKSFDSSGNGYCRSEAAVAVFLTRRSMAKRVYATVLNAGNNTDGYKEQGVTFPSGEMQQRLVRSLYQEVNITPDQVEYIEAHGTGTKVGDPQEVNGIVSVFCHSKRDPLLIGSTKSNMGHPEPASGLAALAKVVLSLERGVWAPNIHYNSPNTDIPALSDGRLRVVNEPIPVRGGIVGINSFGFGGSNVHVILRPPGFNVPKTFKAPPKTPSESSQVPRLLQACGRTEDAVSVLLRKGKEHSGDDNFLCLLNEVSGVPTAGMPYRGYALIGSKDDVTEVQKTEATPRPLWYICSGMGTQWGGMGRSLMQLPEFRESILRSDMALRDTGMCVSSLLMEADESTFEDTVQAFVGLAAIQIAQIDLLQKLGLQPDGIVGHSVGELACGYADGSLSHSEAILAAYWRGRSIKEANLPPGGMAAVGLTWAECKAQCPQGVVPACHNAEDTVTISGPAEAVSKFVAELKESGVFAKEVRSAGVAFHSYYMASIAPALLAALKRVIKEPKQRSARWISTSIPQKDWDSTLALYSSAEYHCNNLVSPVLFQEGLSLVPDNAVVVEIAPHALLQAILKRSLKPTCSILPLMRRGHANNLEFFLSHIGKVYMNGINVDSKQLYPRVEYPVPVGTPLISPLVQWDHAQTWDVPKAEDFPAGSGGSTSATIYNIDMNPESPDYYMIGHCIDGRVLYPATGYLVLAWRTLMRSLGVVMETTPVTFEDVTIHRATILPKTGSVQLEVRLMPATSRFEVSENGNLAVSGKVSILEDAALDSFRSEIGKPVAGDDGDPKLRLMAHDIYKELRLRGYDYGKTFQGILESNNAGDSGKLQWNGNWVTFLDTMLQMIVVGLSGRSLRLPTRIRSVCVDPTIHQERVTEYAEGKKAVDVHVNRCLDNIMAGGIQICGLHATVAPRRQQQQSPPTLEEFLFVPYLETECLSANEKMVDQLKNCKGLIHKLQKKLAPQGVKLSIPGLEGVSDPAVPSPEPAEPGLLRLLSLLCGLELNGNLRSELEQTVEKERGCLLQDPLLRGLLDGPALRHCLDTALENTTPGKIKVLEALSSDGHLFSRAVPLLNIQPMLRLDYVATATTLDLLTPHQTTLDALGVTSAQWDPQQGPVPGGAVGGADLVVCNHTWGPLGAGAEVVVGNLASGAKEGGFVMLHTLLKGETLGEMVAFLTYKDSQNNQQGLLSQADWEKVFSDASLNLVAVRKSFYGSALFLCRRRLPSKLPIFLPVDSMDYQWVDTLKETLAEPSDSPVWLTATQGHSGVVGMVNCLRQEPGGSRIRCAFVSNMCESSAAPTLQPTHNSMRSVLEGDLCMNVFRDGHWGVFRHQLISQGLSEELTEQAYVNVLTRGDLSSLRWIASPLRHFVASSPHVQLCRVYYSSLNFRDIMLATGKLPPDAIPGDLALQQCMLGMEFSGRDPSGRRVMGLLPAKGLATCVDADTRFLWDVPDGWTLEQAASVPVVYATAYYSLVVRGRLRPGESVLIHSGSGGVGQAAIAIALSQRCRVFTTVGSVEKRAYLQERFPQLTSESFANSRDATFEQHVLLHTQGKGVDMVLNSLAEEKLQASLRCLARHGRFLEIGKYDLSNNSPLGMALFLKNVAFHGILLDALFEEGNREWEEVSQLLKEGIVGGVVKPLRTTVFERDQVEDAFRYMAQGKHIGKVLLQVRSEEKGSGTQAVGSPLSLPAICRTFCPASHSYIITGGLGGFGLELAHWLTERGARKLVLTSRSGIRNGYQAKRVREWQGMGVQVLVSTSDVSTQDGAERLINEACRLGPVGGVFHLAMVLKDGMLENLTPQLFLDVNKPKYNGTLHLDKVTRKLCPDLSYFVAFSSVSCGRGNAGQSNYGYANSAMERVCEQRRHDGLPGLAVQWGAIGDVGVVLETMGGNDVVVGGTLPQRITSCLEVLDRFLCERRPVMSSFVLAERSVVKSEGTGQRDLVEAVAHILGVRDVSSLNADASLADLGLDSLMGVEVRQTLERDYDIVMAMREIRQLTINKLRELASQPAGMAESHQSPVKKGGVHSLLESDLSLMLVNPDGPTVSRLNEVQSAERPLFLVHPIEGSIAAFHTLTAKLSVPCYGLQCTKAAPLDSIQSLATYYVECIRQVQSEGPYRIAGYSFGACVAFEMCSQLQAQGRTVDYLFLFDGSHSYVAAYTQSYKSKLTPGKESEAETEALCAFIQQFTGIEYNKLLETLLPLPDLKARVNMAVDLITSSHKNVSKDSLRFAAATFYYKLKAADGYVPATKYHGNVTLLRAKASSDYGDNLGADYKLSEVCDGKASVH